Proteins encoded within one genomic window of Oryza brachyantha chromosome 7, ObraRS2, whole genome shotgun sequence:
- the LOC102722975 gene encoding pentatricopeptide repeat-containing protein PNM1, mitochondrial, whose product MWRRHLLRRLLPSPATAAAAATTSPLPVIRRLSTAAGPSPTASLASSLAGALATLSSTPPPATSPDAYFTLHFSDVRPTNALLAETLALSPPATSRAAADLFRFLVLRRSLHPSDSALALVVRHLARRHDFPAVRSLVQEFPSALGPATLDAYLLRLASAGRPTDALKVFDELPQQLRTREALTSLVSALSAEGWPSHAERAVKKVANEIFPDDNICTFLVSGYANAGKLDHALRLIGETRRGGFQPGLDAYNAVLDCICRLCRKKDPLRMPAEAEKFLVDMEANGIPRNAGTFRVLITNLCKIRKTEDAMNLFRRMGEWGCSPDADTYLVLVKSLYQAARISEGDEMMTWMRSAGFGDKLDRKAYYGFIKILCGIERVEHAVKVFRMMKGYGHAPGTKSYSLLIEKLARHNLGDRANALFREAVARGVTVTPGVYKIDKKYVKVKKEKKLKKRPTLPEKMRLKSKRLYKLRMSFVKKPRRRMLRG is encoded by the coding sequence ATgtggcgccgccacctcctccgccgcctcctgccgtctccggccaccgccgccgccgccgcaactaCCTCCCCCTTGCCCGTGATCCGCCGCCTATCCACCGCCGCGGGCCCCAGCCCGACGGCGTCGCTCGCATCCTCCCTCGCGGGGGCGCTCGCCACGCTCTCCTCCACCCCGCCCCCGGCCACATCCCCGGACGCCTACTTCACCCTCCACTTCTCCGACGTCCGCCCCACCAACGCGCTGCTCGCCGAGACGCTCGCCCTCTCCCCGCCGGCCACGTCGCGGGCCGCCGCGGACCTCTTCCGGTtcctcgtcctccgccgctcGCTCCACCCCTCCGACTCGGCACTCGCGCTCGTCGTCCGCCACCTCGCCCGCCGCCACGACTTCCCCGCGGTGCGGTCGCTCGTGCAGGAGTTCCCCTCCGCGCTCGGGCCCGCCACGCTCGACGCCtacctcctccgcctcgccaGCGCCGGCCGCCCCACGGATGCGCtcaaggtgttcgacgaatTACCCCAGCAGCTTCGCACGCGCGAGGCGCTCACTTCTCTCGTCTCCGCCCTCTCGGCCGAGGGCTGGCCCTCGCATGCGGAGCGTGCTGTCAAGAAGGTCGCTAATGAGATCTTCCCTGATGACAATATCTGCACTTTCTTGGTATCCGGCTATGCCAATGCTGGGAAGCTTGACCATGCTCTAAGGTTGATTGGTGAGACTCGCCGTGGTGGGTTTCAGCCAGGACTGGATGCCTACAATGCGGTTCTTGATTGTATCTGCCGGCTCTGTCGCAAGAAGGACCCATTGAGGATGCCTGCGGAGGCAGAGAAGTTCTTAGTTGACATGGAGGCCAATGGCATTCCCCGCAATGCAGGTACCTTCCGGGTGCTGATCACCAATCTTTGCAAGATTCGCAAGACTGAGGATGCAATGAATCTGTTCCGGCGAATGGGTGAGTGGGGATGCTCACCAGATGCCGACACCTACTTGGTGCTTGTGAAAAGCTTGTACCAGGCTGCCCGGATTTCTGAAGGTGATGAGATGATGACATGGATGCGGTCTGCAGGGTTTGGTGATAAGCTCGATAGAAAGGCATATTATGGGTTTATCAAGATTTTATGTGGGATTGAAAGGGTTGAGCATGCTGTCAAGGTGTTCAGGATGATGAAAGGATATGGGCATGCACCTGGGACAAAGTCATATAGCTTGCTGATCGAGAAGTTGGCTAGGCATAACTTAGGAGATCGTGCAAATGCACTGTTCAGGGAAGCAGTGGCACGGGGTGTGACTGTGACCCCGGGTGTCTATAAGATTGATAAGAAATATGTGAAGGtaaagaaggagaagaagttGAAGAAGAGGCCGACTTTACCAGAGAAGATGAGATTGAAGAGCAAGAGGTTGTACAAGCTTAGAATGAGCTTTGTTAAGAAGCCTAGGCGTCGAATGCTCCGGGGTTGA